Proteins encoded within one genomic window of Pongo abelii isolate AG06213 chromosome 18, NHGRI_mPonAbe1-v2.0_pri, whole genome shotgun sequence:
- the LOC100456082 gene encoding mastin-like, translating to MLWLLVLTLPCLGGSVPGNSEAGVGHELVGIVGGCDVSARRHPWQVSLRFYSMKTGLWEHICGGSLIHPEWVLTAAHCLEPEELEACAFRVQVGQLRLYEDDQRMKVVEIVRHPQYNESLSAEGGADIALLKLEAPVPLSELVHPVSLPSASLDVPSGKTCWVTGWGDIADHQLLPPPYHLQEVDVPIVGNRECDQQYQNESSSSDDRVILDDMLCAGSEGRDSCQGDSGGPLVCRWNCTWVQVGVVSWGKLHGLRGYPGVYTRVMSYMSWIRQYVPPFPRP from the exons ATGCTGTGGCTGCTGGTCCTGACCCTCCCCTGCCTGGGGGGCTCCGTGCCTGGGAACTCAG AGGCCGGCGTGGGGCATGAGTTGGTGGGCATCGTCGGGGGCTGTGACGTCTCGGCCAGGAGGCACCCCTGGCAGGTCAGCCTGAGGTTCTACAGCATGAAGACAGGTCTGTGGGAGCACATCTGCGGGGGCTCCCTCATCCACCCAGAGTGGGTGCTGACCGCCGCCCACTGCCTTGAGCC GGAGGAGTTGGAGGCCTGCGCGTTTAGGGTGCAGGTCGGGCAGCTGAGGCTCTATGAGGACGACCAGCGGATGAAGGTGGTTGAGATCGTCCGTCACCCCCAGTACAACGAGAGCCTGTCTGCCGAGGGCGGTGCGGACATCGCCCTGCTGAAGCTGGAGGCCCCGGTGCCGCTGTCCGAGCTTGTCCACCCGGTCTCGCTCCCGTCTGCCTCCCTGGACGTGCCCTCGGGGAAGACCTGCTGGGTGACCGGCTGGGGTGACATTGCGGACCACC AGCTGCTGCCCCCACCCTACCATCTGCAGGAGGTGGACGTCCCCATCGTGGGGAACAGGGAATGTGACCAGCAGTACCAGAATGAGTCCTCGAGCAGCGACGACAGGGTCATCCTAGACGACATGCTGTGTGCAGGGAGCGAGGGCCGGGACTCCTGCCAG GGCGACTCCGGGGGCCCCCTGGTGTGTAGGTGGAATTGTACCTGGGTCCAGGTGGGCGTGGTGAGCTGGGGCAAACTCCACGGCCTTCGCGGCTACCCCGGCGTGTACACCCGTGTGATGAGCTACATGTCCTGGATCCGCCAGTACGTCCCACCATTCCCCAGACCctag
- the LOC100456439 gene encoding mastin-like has product MVEFNWSMAFKGPVAGHEERLNSVSSRAKKGTGWDVAAASLRGVDHFSDLPAPPELPLAPAAQVAVVNTLHFCAPDPVLPSGTQRLAPPATPAGAQIASPQAPAFSPQMLWLLVLTLPCLGGSVPRNPEPGVGHELVGIVGGCDISARRHPWQVSLRFYSMKKGLWEHICRGSLIHPEWVLTAAHCLEPEELEPCGFRVQVGQLRLYEDDQRMKVVEIVRHPQYNESLSAQVGADIALLKLEAPVPLSELIHPVSLPSASLDVPSGKTCWVTGWGDIGRGEPLPWPLSLREATVKVRSNVLCNQIYRHRLPSNHTERFEQLIKDDMLCAGDGNHGSCPVGLHLVQVGVVSWGTFCGHGDFSGVYARVMSYVSWIRQYVPPFPGAAGAST; this is encoded by the exons atggtagaGTTTAACTGGTCTATGGCCTTCAAGGGACCTGTGGCTGGTCATGAAGAGCGCCTCAA CTCTGTGTCCAGCAGGGCCAAGAAGGGCACTGG ctgGGATGTCGCTGCTGCTTCTCTTCGTGGTGTTGACCATTTCTCAGACCTCCCCGCGCCCCCAGAGCTGCCTCTTGCCCCTGCAGCTCAGGTGGCCGTGGTTAACACTCTGCATTTCTGTGCCCCAGACCCGGTCCTGCCCAGTGGAACTCAGCGGCTGGCCCCACCTGCT ACCCCAGCTGGGGCTCAGATCGCCTCACCCCAGGCCCCGGCTTTCTCCCCACAGATGCTGTGGCTGCTAGTCCTGACCCTCCCCTGCCTGGGGGGTTCTGTGCCCAGGAACCCAG AGCCCGGCGTGGGGCATGAGTTGGTGGGCATCGTTGGGGGCTGTGATATCTCGGCCAGGAGGCACCCCTGGCAGGTCAGCCTGAGGTTCTACAGCATGAAGAAGGGTCTGTGGGAGCATATCTGCAGGGGCTCCCTCATCCACCCAGAGTGGGTGCTGACCGCCGCCCACTGCCTTGAGCC GGAGGAGTTGGAGCCCTGCGGGTTTAGAGTGCAGGTCGGGCAGCTGAGGCTCTATGAGGACGACCAGCGGATGAAGGTGGTTGAGATCGTCCGTCACCCCCAGTACAACGAGAGCCTGTCTGCCCAGGTTGGTGCGGACATCGCCTTGCTGAAGCTGGAGGCCCCGGTGCCGCTGTCTGAGCTCATCCACCCGGTCTCGCTCCCGTCTGCCTCCCTGGACGTGCCCTCGGGGAAGACCTGCTGGGTGACCGGCTGGGGTGACATTGGACGTGGAG AACCACTGCCCTGGCCCCTCAGCTTGCGGGAGGCGACGGTGAAGGTCAGGAGCAACGTCCTCTGTAATCAGATCTATCGCCACCGCCTTCCTTCCAACCACACTGAGCGGTTTGAGCAGCTCATTAAGGACGACATGCTGTGTGCCGGGGACGGGAACCACGGCTCCTGCCCG GTGGGATTGCACCTGGTCCAGGTGGGGGTGGTGAGCTGGGGCACCTTCTGCGGTCACGGTGACTTCTCCGGCGTGTACGCCCGCGTGATGAGCTACGTGTCCTGGATCCGCCAGTACGTCCCTCCGTTCCCCGGGGCTGCAGGGGCGTCCACGTGA